The Myripristis murdjan chromosome 8, fMyrMur1.1, whole genome shotgun sequence genomic sequence GTGATTGATATGTTCCCACACCAAATGCGTAGACCATGGCGCAGGgaactcttcctcctcttcttctgcttttctgttttcctcataCAGCTCCTTCTCACCACTGAGGTAACGAATCAACCAACCAACCCAACTAACCAGCCAGTCACTCCATAAACTACCCAATCACCCACCCAAACAAACAGCTCCTTGCCTGCCCAGCTAGCCAAGCACTCACCACCCCAGGGCCTCATATATTGTAGGTTTTACACTTTTAGTCAGGGTGACCCCAGTGGGAAACAAATCCCAAACCCTAGCAGTGAGGGCAGATTATCAAAGCTTTgcttccaaaataaataataacaatttccTGATATAAGTGCCCCTTTTTCTGACTGTAATCACTGCTGTGGAATTTGAAGTGATATATTTCATATAAGCTTGTTGCGTATTTTGTGCTCTCATGTGTTTTCCAGGGAGGAATCTACCAGTTCCAGCTGATAGACTACTATGGAGCTAATGGagcatgtttactgtttttgtgtctggCCGAGTGTGTCGCTGTCAGCTGGGCCTTTGGTCTGTGGTGTTACtacctgctttgtgtgtgtgtgtgtgtgtgtgtgtgtgtgcgtatgtgcatgtgcgtgcgtgtgtgtgtgtgtgtgtgtgtgtgtgtgtgtggaggttttCTTACAGTATCTGCCTGCATGTGTTTCAGACAGAGATATCTGCTTAAGCACGTATATGTTATATTGTTAAATATTCAGACAACGTTATGTAAAAATTTGTTCTGGCTcattcaaaaattaatgaaataagtaaacctttatttaacacCTTTTCAAGCACAACTTACAAGGTACTGTATGCCAATAAAATgcaacagagcaaaacagaaggtatataaaaacagaattgtaTGACACAAAAAACCAACAGTGATGTACAGTAAAAGGCTCACTATAAAAAGTTACAGAACaatgatttacaaaaaaatgaaaacattctgTATGCCTTTACTATACACTCAAACAGCCTGTATACACAGGAGTCTCTCCAGTAGCCTTTGAGTAGTTTGGGAGTTTAGTGTTAATAATCAAAAGGCAGTTGTACTGCAGATTTAATATGAACCAGCCTGCAGTCGGTGGTGGGAGAACATCCTCCCACCAGTGACAGGGAACAAACCAGTGTCGTTTCAGGTTTTTGTGAAGGGGAAAATACAAGTAATTAGATGAGGACAAGCTGGAAGGTAAATGGCTTTATCAACCACTTAGTGTGTTTGTAGAGGCAGGTCAGGATAATTGTTAATAaccagattttttaaaatgcattgatTTACCAGTATGTGTTTGATTCATTCAGGAGCTGATCGGATGTGTGATGCTATTGAGGAAATGGTTGGCCAGAGGCCGTGCCTCCTCTTCAAGCTGTGCTGGCGTTACATCTCCCCTCTGATCTGCCTGGTGAGTtacaccatccatccatcatccatccatccatccatccatccattgctTTTGCAAGAGCACGTgtcacaattttcatttgttgaacGTCTCATCTCAGAACAAGCAAACCTCTTCATGATGTTAATGTTGTTATGATGTTTCTTGGTTTCCTgttacagaaatacagaaatataaaaagtaaacaGCGGGCTGGGCTCCAGTAGCTGTGTAATTTGGATCTGACTGGTTTATTTCCctgttggtttccatttttGATGGTGATGTAAATCAACaagtcagccaatcagccaaTCCAAGTAAATGAACACTTCAGATAAACTGGTGTCCAATCAGTGATGTCAAAACAGGTATGAAGCCTTTGACAGCTGATGCCAAACAGCTGCTTCACTCAGTGGAGTGTGGCCACAGGTGCCTTAAGATTTAAACCCACAGAGACTGATGCAGCTCACAGTAGATGACGAGTTTTGCCTTTCAtgattttttaatgaatttatttatttatttatttattttacttgaaaaTTATCAGGCATTTTCTAAGGATAACAGcttaaataatatttcataacttttattttgtaagaaTAGATGTCAGTTTTTTCACATGGCAGATACCATATTTCAGTCACAGTTTTATCATCCGTGTTTAATGGCTTATCATACAGGCAGTGTGCAAGTGCCACAATGAGACAGAACTGCAGtttcacacacaacagaagAATTCCCAGCTATCCAGTCGAactgttcatgttttcattcacaAGCTGGCAAAGCACGCTAGTCCACTTGGGTTCTAGTTTGTTCCTGTGCATCTTTTCCTTCCAGGTTTGCTTTATCTGCTTCTTTCTGGACTACCAGCCCCTCACATCCAAGTGGGGTTATGTGTACCCAGCCTGGGCATATGGGCTGGGCTGGGCCATGGCCCTGTCCTCCATTGTGTTGGTGCCCATCTGTGGCGTCTGTAAGGTCTGTGTAACCGAGGGCAGCCTCCGCCAGGTAGGTGCTTTCATTCTGCTTCAGTTTCCAAGAGGTCTGGAGGAACCAGGGATGGCTTATCTTATGATGGCACTATGTATTAAACAGATAAAAGTTCAAATGTCCAGTGACGACAAAGTGTGACTGTGCAGAATTATGTCTGTTTCTGAGCCACAGATCTCTCTAGCAATTGATTTAACctgattttctttctgtctttatcttttttttttttttttttttttttttttttacccttgcAGCGTCTTTCTGTCCTGTGGTGTCCTGCCGTTGACTCTGTCAGTGAGAACCAGTGGCAGACAGAAACATCAATTGACCTTCCAGATACTTGACAGATCAGCCTCTTGTCCCAGTGTTGCTGAATCACTAGATGGGGTGTAACGCCAGAAACCACAAAATGAATAGTTTGTTGCATTCCCCATACTTTACTTGCACCTGAAGTTtccggtctttttttttttttttttttttaatttcagattaAATGCAGGAGTGACGTTGCAACTGAAAATGACCTAAGCAATGatgtttgttcagttttttaatGCTTTCTTGGAGTTATGTTGAATTTTGTTCCATTTGGTTAAGTTATAAGAACGGGTGTAGTAAAAGACGTGAATGACGGTAACAGTTCACAAGCGCTTCTTccacatgaaacaaaacgtcatgcttttgtttactcagcacctggtggaaaagggacaCAACGTTTGAGTTTTATGTCATTAGTGTGCAACATTGAGTCATATTATATGCCTCTCTGTAGCAGGATTCCCAGAGTTTGTATTCAGCAGGCCTATTTGTATAGGCTAGCTAAGCCACAATACATTGAAaagttgttgtcattgttattcTTCAGCTGAATTAAGTTTGCTAATAAGAGGAAATTCATGGTTAAGGTGTaaagtttctttgttttttcatgacCTGCAGTATATTTGAATATGGGAAAAAGGTTTAAACTGTATTGTATgtgtaaattcacattttttctatGATTTATGTTACGTAgagtgtaaataaatatttcaggtTAAATATGCTTGCTTACATTATAGCACTCTATTGGTGATTGAAAGTTAAAAATGGCTAAAAAGGGTCATTTCATGATTTATTTGAATGGCAAAGTGAATTAATTTTCAGATTTAAGctttaaaatacaatacaaaggGTATTTGAATTGTGGTTAAATATTACTGGAATACTGTATGGTTTATTAAGGTTAGAATTAAggtaataatattttaaatcagGATATTGAAGTAatattttgttgtagtttttttttttttttttcatcctagCTCTCACGGTGTTTATTATTGTCAGTATATTACTGATCCTTTTTGTGGTTGCATACTGATTTAATAagttgtatttctctctcttaaaTTTATTAAATCACTATTTAACCTCCATGTTCTCTATATCTTCTCcataatttcactatacaacctgttgtataatggcaaataaacttccttgtatccttgtatgttCTCCTCTTGCTGTGGCTGGAGGTGGTGAATCAGGTATGGGTGACATGCTGGTGTAATATTCAGTGAGCAGCTCTGGTTTTCTCCCACTTTCTGGATCTTCAGTGGGTGGGCACACTGTAAACAAaattaatgtaatttatttttcatgttttgaggcgactttttttttttttcttacaaattctTGCAATAATGCTGTGGTAATTTTCTTCTCATTTAATTGTAAATACACTGTAGATTCCTTGCAAgtttattaaaatttaattttattcatttttgataCTTGTCTGTAgatttttggataattttcttgcagtttttttgttttagtattttttgtattgtatgaCCTAACTGTTTAGCAACTGGATGAACTCCAGCAATTTTTAGGTTGAATAAAGTGCAGGGGACAGAGGGGACAGGTGGCGGTGACGGGAACGTGTCCCCCCATGTCCACTACACCTGTGGATTGAATGCACCGTGGtgatgtatgtgtatatgtgacCTAGATTTTCTACCATGAGAGCCTACAGCAGTGTGTATACAGCCATTAGGTTCATGAGCCATTAGCTATATAGATGTTTGCTGTAGTGAGAGGCAGGAAAGAGATGAGCTATGGTTGGTGTTGGGAAACCATGTACTGATAACTGCAGCACTATGTGAATGCAAGGTGACAGCATAAACCAGGAGACAACGCCAAAAACCACAAAGCTGAGGTGGGAGAGGCTGAAGTTGTGAGGGTGGGTAAAGGTGATGAGGAACAAGGGAAGCGCTTGAAGGGAATGAAAagatagagaggaggaaagggaggaggacaAGGTGGAAAGAGTTACTGAGGGAGGAGAAAGGccaagaagaaaggaaagatgTGGAAGTGATGTTGGGGCAGGGAGAAGGAGGCAGGCAGAGTGAGGGAGTGCCCAGTGGATGAGTGCAGGATGGTCGCAGGGTGCCGGCGTGCTTCCATGCCTGTGTTTGCAGACCAGTGGACATGTTTACACGTGGACAAGCAtccatgcatatgtgtgtgtgtgtgtgtgtgtgtgtgtgtgtgtgtgtgtgtgtgtctttctttgcGTGGTGTATCACAACATGGCCTGAACCTGGGTCACTGTGGAAACTTGTGGCAGGGAAGTGGAACACTGCTGGTAAACAACATTACAGCGACTTTTAAAGAGTTCCCCGTCAtgtcgtctcctctctctctctctctctctctctctctctctctctctctctctctctctccatagtTTTTGATACTTTCCCACTCTGTTCTTTCTCTCACGTGCACTCACTCCATTTTACAGTTTGTATTAAGGAAAAACCAGTGACATTTCCATatgtccattttttaaaatctattttctgTCAACAGTGATTCAACCCTTGTAGTTTAtaaagcttttccatttgctgttcGAAACACTGGTAGCTCTTTCTTGTTTTACAGTGAATAATGCTTCCCATTTGTTTGGAATCcataagataaaataaacagattATCAAGAACTGGAagagcaaagacaaaaacaccacCCACAGAAACTCAATCTTcatcaatagaaaaaaaaagattgatttgattgacagatggtCCCTGGGAAGTGCTGGAAAGGTGGAGacaaaatacaatcaaataaatacataaataaaattatgtatgtatgtaaaaagAGATTGCCTCTTTAACAAGACGGACAGTAATTTGAAAAGTTTAATCTGCTAAGTGAATTGCCATTAACTTTGGTGAATGCACCCATTGTCAATTTGTTGACATTACCATAtctcctctagcgccaccatgaggccaaaatgtcagctttgctTACATGGTATCACCGACTATAATCCGCGAATTGCCGTATCTGATGAGTGCTTTCATACTCCCCAGTGGAAGATTCCTCTTGAGTTTgatgcacctgcacctgcatgCCAAAATATCATATTGGATATCTCAGTAATAATCTTTTGGGCAGACTGACATGAAGTTTGGAAAGCACATGGTCATACTCCTCAGATGATGAACGCTGTAAACTTAGTTGACCTTATGACCTTTCTTCTAGAGCCATCCTAAAACAAAACCCCACTCTCCCACTACCAGCAGGGAAGGACCTGCTTGTTATAGAACAGTTTTCGCTGGTGCAACTTTCTAATTGTTCTACATCCAAGggcttggtgtttttttttttttttttttttttttattgtgtgggTGTGATCGAtatccatttgtgtgtgtgtgtgtgtgtgtgtgttgacagggGCATCATCATCTGTGTCTTTGTTATGTATCAGGTGCTGAAACCATGATGGCATGTTtacttcctcttctgtctctgttcccccatctctctctctctctccctctctccttctctctctctccagttcaAAGTCCATGCCTGATGCCGGCCTGACCAGGCGGTCGGTAGATATAAAAGAGACTCATGGTTCACATGAGCagcacacagctgcacacacacacgtgcgtgcTCTTCACTTTATTCCACTTTGGCTTTATTCCTCCATCACTCACCTGATGACTCATTCAATTTTAGACCCAAATCATACATCCAGCTCTTTACCCAGCACGTTTAATCAAACACGGCTTCGGTTTGCAACCACTTTGTCGTCTGTGACTGAGCCGTTTCACTATTTCTAACTTAGGTATGATCAgtttggagagaattccgactTCAAACCCTTTTTCGTCAGtcacacagcgcacacacactgcatatacACATCCTCCCATCATGTAAACAGGTCTGGCTGTGTTAGCGGGCATCTCAGCAGACACCCCTGAAGCCACTTCAACTTTAGTGATAGCGCTTCTGTTTATAGCCGGGACAGAAGACTGTAGGACAGCTTGCCTTTTCTTGTTAGTTTGACCCACTTCAACTTTGATTTTTCCAGGCGAGAGGAGGAGACTTGGTTCTGTAAGTATAATTTTGCTGTATACAGAAACATTTTAGTCACATGAGCTTGGATGTAGATTATGACCACATTAGTTTTTCTTCTCCCACACAGACAATTTCCATCTTATCCACAATCTTGCAGCGGTGATGGATTGGCTCCACAGCTGCGGTGTGAGCGCCACACACTACCTGCAGACCCACTACGGACACAACCAggacttcttcttttttgtctccATGGCAACGGACTTACACAACACCTTCTTCCTGCTGTTCCCCATCTGGTTCCATGTACAGCAAGCCGAGGCGGTCAGACTGGTCTGGGTGGCAGTGGTGGGACACTGGACCAACCTGATACTAAAATGGTGAGTGGCCGTCAGGCATTTGCTTACTGGCAAGGACTGCCTGATGAATTCATATGTGAAGATGAGAAATTCAATGTAAAAATTCAAtaattaactaaaataaatacaaatacaacaacataacacatactatttgaatgtattttgtgtATATTGTGACTAAAGTGAACTAAAGTGTTgcaatttaatgtaatttaattgaattttttttatggaCAAAACATTGATTAAGGGTCACAAAATATAACCTAAATCAAAGTATAGAAGATGGTGAAATGAAATTATGCATGAAAGATAAAAGCAGCCATTGTGAAGAGTGGCTCCTTTCAGAGTGTTAAATTACTGATGCATCAGCCTGTAACAAGTATTCTAATGCAGCTCTAACGTCTTCATTTGATATGTcctctgcaaagtaactagtaactgcAGCTGTGAGGTAAATGTGCAGGGAAAGTATAAAGGTATAAAGTGTCataaaatggaaatactcaattaaaattgtattttttcaaaactgtacCTAGAGTTATGGAGTAAATGTAGTTGTTTTCTATCTCAGGCTTTTGTTTGGAGAGCGTCCCTATTGGTGGGTTCAGGAGACAGGTTACTATGGCAACTCCTCCCGGCCAGTGATAGAGCAGTTTCCTATGACCTGTGAGACTGGACCAGGTAAGAACGCCACTTTTCAATGTTTTACAAGGTAACAGGTGTTACAAGGCATTTTTTGTTAacatatttgtaattaattatTAGCTACATTTATGAGGGAATATTGTGTTGTACAGTGCACGACAGAGACTTTAATACTGATGACTTCAACAtgttgcaaaaaagaaaaccagaTTGCAAAAACGCTCTACCGTCAGCAAATTAATTGTTATTTCAGTGTAAGCTCAGTGTGGCCAAGTCCTGCAGGGATATTTCTGTTCATGTGTAACTTCATTTCCTCCTGACAGGAAGTCCATCAGGTCATGCCATGGGGGCTGCAGGGGTGTACTAcaccatgatgtcatcacttCTTGCCACCATGCTGAGGAATCAAAGAAGTCCCATCAGGAAATGGTGAGGTCGACTTTAGTGAACCTCATGAAATAGAAACTAGAGCTACTGATGAGTGATGTTTAATATGTCTGCAATTTTgccaatctgtgtgtgtgtgtatgtgtgcgcgcctatgtgtgtgtgtgtgtgttcttcccaGGTATGTGTTCAGCTCACTGTGGGTGGTGTTCTgctgtgtgcaagtgtgtgtgtgtctctccagggTTTTCCTCGCCGCTCACTTCCCTCACCAGGTCATCGCAGGGGTTTTCTCAGGTCAGTGCACCTCGTGCCGCGTTCAAGTCTCATTGTAAAAATGGAGCAACACATTGTTGCTATAACTTTGAGTTATTCAACTTGCTAAACTGCCCTCAGTCAAattcatttatctgttttgtcTTAAGTCAACTTTAAATGAACTGCAGCATATATTGCATACTGTAAGtggaacatacagtatgtattacTATGAAAATACctgacagttttcattttaattatctTGGACTGCTGACTCAGGGATAACAATGCTCTGGAgcagggtttagggttagggttagtgtggGGACCCAGAACCTGACTTGGGACACTGGGACATGAATTAACATGTTGCCATTGCAAGGAATGGTGGCCATTGACTTCTGTATTCTAATTAATGGTAACAACACAACATATCTTCTCATGTCTCACATTTTATGGCCTGACTGATGCGCGTTATCATCGTAGAAACCAACCACAATCACATTTTACTCAAATCATCCAAATAACTGCGTCAAACAGTTGAAATGTGTAGTGTGAAAACGGCTCATGATGGTATGTGGCTGAAATTAAAATCTACAAAAATGTTATAGTACTTGTACTTGCCTCTAGGAGGCCAACATGGACTGTTTTTGCCATTTGGCAGCTCATATCCAATATCACATAAAGCGTAATTCTTTGGTTTTGCATCTTTGTAATAAATATACACTCTGTCCTCCCTcattccctgtctctctgtctttgtcttcctcAACAGCCCATCATATTCTTCTTCTCTCCACTTTAAGACCAGAACTATGTATATGACCTcgcctccttcttcttcccaGGCATCCTGGTGGCAGAAACCCTCAGCCGTGCCTGCTGGATCCTCGATGCCAGCCTGCACCTGTACTTCCTCACCTCcctactcctcctctccttggctctcctcctcttcctcctccttggctCTGCGGGTGTGGACCTGCTCTGGAGTCTGGAGAAAGCACGGCGCTACTGCCACCAAGTGGACTGGATCAACATGGGCACCAGCCCCTTTGCCAGCCTGTTCAGAAACACCGGCACTCTGCTCGGCCTTGGCCTGGGCCTCCACTCTCCTTTGTGCACTGAGACCAAGAGAGTGGTAGCCGGCAGGCAGGGCGATGGCACCGCCTACAGGTTCATCTGTGTAAGTGCAACACTGGTGCTGCTGTACATGTTTGACTCTGCTTTCAGGCCGGCAGTGCACAGCGGAGCTCTGCTCTACCTGCTGTCCTTCTGCAAAAGTGCCACAGTCCCTCTGGCTGCTGTGGCCTTCGTGCCGTACTGCGTGGCTGCAGCACTGCACGGCTGCAGAGGCAAGAAACAGCTCTGAGATCAGTGCAT encodes the following:
- the LOC115363906 gene encoding glucose-6-phosphatase-like encodes the protein MDWLHSCGVSATHYLQTHYGHNQDFFFFVSMATDLHNTFFLLFPIWFHVQQAEAVRLVWVAVVGHWTNLILKWLLFGERPYWWVQETGYYGNSSRPVIEQFPMTCETGPGSPSGHAMGAAGVYYTMMSSLLATMLRNQRSPIRKWYVFSSLWVVFCCVQVCVCLSRVFLAAHFPHQVIAGVFSGILVAETLSRACWILDASLHLYFLTSLLLLSLALLLFLLLGSAGVDLLWSLEKARRYCHQVDWINMGTSPFASLFRNTGTLLGLGLGLHSPLCTETKRVVAGRQGDGTAYRFICVSATLVLLYMFDSAFRPAVHSGALLYLLSFCKSATVPLAAVAFVPYCVAAALHGCRGKKQL